A single genomic interval of Armigeres subalbatus isolate Guangzhou_Male chromosome 1, GZ_Asu_2, whole genome shotgun sequence harbors:
- the LOC134205059 gene encoding xaa-Pro aminopeptidase ApepP isoform X2 has translation MRRSKCLNRDRIQVYDGHDRILHQRLMALRNEMRTRASTQSTELDAYLVTSYDEHMSDYLMESDERLKFLTGFTGSTGEALVTTKSAALWVDGRYYEQADHELNCDWRIFRNGEHPTISEWIENELTPESRVGADPQLVPHSLWIGLERQLSSHLIKLIKIHRNLVDLVWGARRPAPKLNSIKVQPLRFAGEHWEVKVNKLRSNLTAMKCDAMIVTSLTEVAYILNLRGSDIPYTPVFKAYLLVSNREIILYTNNTRKNMGLLNHLKSHSCHNEYCVQIKEYQDVLRDLRTLSQHWKRILVPSAVVFDMGASEAIHSVLPRELILDRPSPIIFLRAQKNEVEQQGMKRAHIRDAAAMCEVLSYLEERFIAGDHFTELSLAREVDRSRKIQDLSEGPSFRTIVAFGSHSSIPHYTPSNRTDFEITEYGTLLIDSGGQYQDGTTDVSRTIHLGDPSPEQIRAYTNVLIGMIRLSVLTFPENLKPAELDALARGPVWGEMNDYPHGTGHGIGSYSSVHESPISIAYTTKQRYSFKSGYFFSNEPGYYKKGEFGIRLENVLEVHDTGNVHPSGNRFLSFQDVTLVPFESKLIDRSLLSAPEIKWINDYNARIRQLVGDELKRKQKMEAFYWMMNKTRNIPDYRSDSEYGAAVHVGLNFRIVSLILTAVLTNILLSVPFTTFPDF, from the exons ATGCGACGGAGCAAATGTCTAAATCGGGATCGGATACAG GTATACGATGGACACGACAGAATATTACACCAACGGTTAATGGCTTTGCGGAATGAGATGCGTACCAGGGCGTCGACCCAAAGCACTGAACTGGATGCGTATTTGGTGACTTCGTACGATGAGCACATGTCCGACTATCTGATGGAGTCGGATGAACGGTTGAAATTCCTGACAGGGTTCACAGGATCTACAGGAGAGGCCTTAGTGACGACGAAATCTGCGGCTTTATGGGTGGATGGAAGATACTACGAGCAAGCAGATCATGAATTGAACTGTGATTGGAGAATTTTCCGTAACGGAGAGCATCCCACTATATCAGAATGGATTGAG AATGAACTGACGCCCGAAAGCCGAGTGGGTGCCGATCCCCAGCTGGTTCCACATTCATTATGGATAGGTTTGGAACGCCAGCTTAGTTCGCACCTTATCAAACTGATCAAGATTCATCGCAACTTGGTTGACTTGGTATGGGGTGCGCGACGACCTGCACCAAAATTGAACTCCATAAAGGTACAGCCGTTGAGATTTGCCGGCGAACACTGGGAAGTCAAAGTCAATAAGCTCCGGTCTAACCTAACGGCCATGAAGTGTGATGCGATGATCGTTACTTCGCTGACGGAGGTGGCGTACATTTTGAATCTGCGGGGAAGCGACATACCGTACACGCCTGTTTTCAAGGCGTACCTACTGGTCAGCAACCGGGAGATCATCCTGTATACAAACAATACGAGGAAGAACATGGGACTGCTGAATCATCTCAAGTCGCACAGCTGCCACAACGAGTACTGCGTTCA AATCAAAGAATACCAAGACGTTCTGCGCGACTTACGAACACTATCTCAGCACTGGAAACGCATCCTTGTACCGTCAGCTGTAGTCTTCGACATGGGAGCATCGGAAGCGATTCACTCAGTGCTACCCCGGGAACTAATACTGGACAGACCATCCCCAATCATTTTCTTACGAGCGCAGAAAAACGAGGTCGAACAACAGGGCATGAAGAGGGCGCACATACGCGATGCAGCTGCCATGTGCGAAGTACTAAGCTACCTTGAGGAGCGG TTCATTGCCGGTGATCACTTCACGGAGCTTTCCCTAGCGCGAGAAGTCGATCGCAGTCGCAAAATCCAAGATCTCTCTGAAGGTCCCTCCTTCAGAACAATCGTGGCATTCGGTTCGCACAGCTCCATCCCTCACTATACACCTAGCAATCGTACAGACTTTGAAATCACCGAATACGGCACGCTCTTGATTGACTCCGGTGGCCAGTACCAGGATGGAACTACTGACGTAAGCCGGACAATCCATCTTGGAGATCCCTCACCCGAACAAATTCGGGCCTACACAAATGTGTTGATTGGAATGATACGGTTGTCTGTTCTGACGTTCCCGGAAAATCTGAAGCCGGCCGAACTTGACGCACTGGCAAGGGGACCCGTCTGGGGTGAAATGAATGACTACCCGCACGGAACAGGCCACGGAATTGGGTCCTATTCCTCCGTTCATGAGT CTCCCATCAGCATAGCTTACACGACTAAGCAGCGATATAGTTTCAAAAGTGGTTACTTCTTTTCTAATG AACCTGGATATTACAAAAAAGGAGAATTTGGTATTCGATTGGAAAATGTTCTAGAGGTTCACGACACTGGCAATGTGCACCCTTCTGGCAACAGATTCCTGTCATTCCAAGATGTAACCCTGGTACCCTTCGAATCGAAATTGATCGACCGCTCCCTGCTAAGTGCTCCAGAG ATCAAATGGATCAACGACTACAACGCCCGCATTCGGCAGCTTGTGGGTGATGAACTCAAACGTAAACAGAAAATGGAAGCTTTCTACTGGATGATGAACAAAACGCGAAACATTCCGGATTACCGATCCGATTCGGAGTATGGAGCCGCTGTGCATGTTGGGCTGAACTTCCGTATCGTTTCTCTAATACTGACAGCCGTCCTAACTAACATTCTG CTCTCTGTACCATTCACAACGTTTCCTGATTTCTGA
- the LOC134205059 gene encoding xaa-Pro aminopeptidase ApepP isoform X1, whose protein sequence is MWKLAAFLLVGASTILAVIPTIAAAVSQHGGGSMRRSKCLNRDRIQVYDGHDRILHQRLMALRNEMRTRASTQSTELDAYLVTSYDEHMSDYLMESDERLKFLTGFTGSTGEALVTTKSAALWVDGRYYEQADHELNCDWRIFRNGEHPTISEWIENELTPESRVGADPQLVPHSLWIGLERQLSSHLIKLIKIHRNLVDLVWGARRPAPKLNSIKVQPLRFAGEHWEVKVNKLRSNLTAMKCDAMIVTSLTEVAYILNLRGSDIPYTPVFKAYLLVSNREIILYTNNTRKNMGLLNHLKSHSCHNEYCVQIKEYQDVLRDLRTLSQHWKRILVPSAVVFDMGASEAIHSVLPRELILDRPSPIIFLRAQKNEVEQQGMKRAHIRDAAAMCEVLSYLEERFIAGDHFTELSLAREVDRSRKIQDLSEGPSFRTIVAFGSHSSIPHYTPSNRTDFEITEYGTLLIDSGGQYQDGTTDVSRTIHLGDPSPEQIRAYTNVLIGMIRLSVLTFPENLKPAELDALARGPVWGEMNDYPHGTGHGIGSYSSVHESPISIAYTTKQRYSFKSGYFFSNEPGYYKKGEFGIRLENVLEVHDTGNVHPSGNRFLSFQDVTLVPFESKLIDRSLLSAPEIKWINDYNARIRQLVGDELKRKQKMEAFYWMMNKTRNIPDYRSDSEYGAAVHVGLNFRIVSLILTAVLTNILLSVPFTTFPDF, encoded by the exons CATCGACAATTTTGGCAGTGATCCCAACGATCGCCGCCGCAGTTAGCCAACATGGTGGCGGGTCTATGCGACGGAGCAAATGTCTAAATCGGGATCGGATACAG GTATACGATGGACACGACAGAATATTACACCAACGGTTAATGGCTTTGCGGAATGAGATGCGTACCAGGGCGTCGACCCAAAGCACTGAACTGGATGCGTATTTGGTGACTTCGTACGATGAGCACATGTCCGACTATCTGATGGAGTCGGATGAACGGTTGAAATTCCTGACAGGGTTCACAGGATCTACAGGAGAGGCCTTAGTGACGACGAAATCTGCGGCTTTATGGGTGGATGGAAGATACTACGAGCAAGCAGATCATGAATTGAACTGTGATTGGAGAATTTTCCGTAACGGAGAGCATCCCACTATATCAGAATGGATTGAG AATGAACTGACGCCCGAAAGCCGAGTGGGTGCCGATCCCCAGCTGGTTCCACATTCATTATGGATAGGTTTGGAACGCCAGCTTAGTTCGCACCTTATCAAACTGATCAAGATTCATCGCAACTTGGTTGACTTGGTATGGGGTGCGCGACGACCTGCACCAAAATTGAACTCCATAAAGGTACAGCCGTTGAGATTTGCCGGCGAACACTGGGAAGTCAAAGTCAATAAGCTCCGGTCTAACCTAACGGCCATGAAGTGTGATGCGATGATCGTTACTTCGCTGACGGAGGTGGCGTACATTTTGAATCTGCGGGGAAGCGACATACCGTACACGCCTGTTTTCAAGGCGTACCTACTGGTCAGCAACCGGGAGATCATCCTGTATACAAACAATACGAGGAAGAACATGGGACTGCTGAATCATCTCAAGTCGCACAGCTGCCACAACGAGTACTGCGTTCA AATCAAAGAATACCAAGACGTTCTGCGCGACTTACGAACACTATCTCAGCACTGGAAACGCATCCTTGTACCGTCAGCTGTAGTCTTCGACATGGGAGCATCGGAAGCGATTCACTCAGTGCTACCCCGGGAACTAATACTGGACAGACCATCCCCAATCATTTTCTTACGAGCGCAGAAAAACGAGGTCGAACAACAGGGCATGAAGAGGGCGCACATACGCGATGCAGCTGCCATGTGCGAAGTACTAAGCTACCTTGAGGAGCGG TTCATTGCCGGTGATCACTTCACGGAGCTTTCCCTAGCGCGAGAAGTCGATCGCAGTCGCAAAATCCAAGATCTCTCTGAAGGTCCCTCCTTCAGAACAATCGTGGCATTCGGTTCGCACAGCTCCATCCCTCACTATACACCTAGCAATCGTACAGACTTTGAAATCACCGAATACGGCACGCTCTTGATTGACTCCGGTGGCCAGTACCAGGATGGAACTACTGACGTAAGCCGGACAATCCATCTTGGAGATCCCTCACCCGAACAAATTCGGGCCTACACAAATGTGTTGATTGGAATGATACGGTTGTCTGTTCTGACGTTCCCGGAAAATCTGAAGCCGGCCGAACTTGACGCACTGGCAAGGGGACCCGTCTGGGGTGAAATGAATGACTACCCGCACGGAACAGGCCACGGAATTGGGTCCTATTCCTCCGTTCATGAGT CTCCCATCAGCATAGCTTACACGACTAAGCAGCGATATAGTTTCAAAAGTGGTTACTTCTTTTCTAATG AACCTGGATATTACAAAAAAGGAGAATTTGGTATTCGATTGGAAAATGTTCTAGAGGTTCACGACACTGGCAATGTGCACCCTTCTGGCAACAGATTCCTGTCATTCCAAGATGTAACCCTGGTACCCTTCGAATCGAAATTGATCGACCGCTCCCTGCTAAGTGCTCCAGAG ATCAAATGGATCAACGACTACAACGCCCGCATTCGGCAGCTTGTGGGTGATGAACTCAAACGTAAACAGAAAATGGAAGCTTTCTACTGGATGATGAACAAAACGCGAAACATTCCGGATTACCGATCCGATTCGGAGTATGGAGCCGCTGTGCATGTTGGGCTGAACTTCCGTATCGTTTCTCTAATACTGACAGCCGTCCTAACTAACATTCTG CTCTCTGTACCATTCACAACGTTTCCTGATTTCTGA